In Listeria monocytogenes, the following proteins share a genomic window:
- the rpsG gene encoding 30S ribosomal protein S7 produces MPRKGPVAKRDVLPDPIYNSKLVTRLINKMMVDGKRGKSQAILYSAFDIIAQETGKDPMEVFEQAMKNIMPLLEVKARRVGGANYQVPIEVRADRRSTLGLRWLVNYARLRGEKTMEVRVAREIMDAANNTGASVKKREDTHKMADANRAFAHYRW; encoded by the coding sequence ATGCCTCGTAAAGGTCCTGTTGCTAAACGTGACGTGTTACCAGATCCGATTTATAATTCGAAACTAGTAACTCGTTTAATTAATAAAATGATGGTTGACGGAAAACGTGGAAAGTCTCAAGCTATCCTATATTCCGCATTCGATATCATTGCACAAGAAACTGGTAAAGATCCGATGGAAGTATTTGAACAAGCTATGAAGAACATTATGCCTCTTCTTGAAGTTAAAGCTCGCCGTGTAGGTGGTGCTAACTATCAAGTACCTATCGAAGTACGTGCTGACCGTCGTTCTACTCTTGGTCTTCGTTGGTTAGTAAATTATGCTCGCCTTCGTGGAGAGAAAACAATGGAAGTACGTGTTGCTCGCGAAATCATGGATGCTGCCAATAATACTGGTGCTTCTGTTAAGAAACGCGAAGATACACACAAAATGGCTGATGCTAACAGAGCGTTCGCTCACTATCGTTGGTAA
- a CDS encoding BglG family transcription antiterminator, which produces MVQFDARNMALLESLVVANVYLAPEKLQEELGISKRTLQYDVEKINKELDNIGLDGIQSVRGQGYYLLEEEKPTIKEILENREASHKVFSASERRIRILFFLLVTDARVIIDTINECNEVSRNTSLQDIKQLKLALKQFNLELVYDRKNGNMVLGDERSIRQFFIHYCMNNEEIATADQLLDLMKINPMIKNQELFPKLDTIFEILAVTEKKIGIRYTDEVLERIGIMIFFFKERMKRNCYLNEQEEHEVESFEIAQEIYQQLQQSENFKMNHAEITYLGKLLLGASRLNDDAAAEGKLDLIVEKIIAEFERLACVNFEDHRNLKKDLLLHLQPAYYRLKFQIEWINPLRTDIKQSYSDVYEITKKSLEPLEDLLGETIPEDEIAYVTILFGGYLSRKNNTLVERKKLLIVCSKGVGTSRMIERQLSQLLGERVEILEPISIREFEKGLYAPDFIVSTLPIMEPKAPVFIVSPILTEAQKQQLMKAIAPHILQKDSDARMLSSVLDVVDQYAKVEDREKLAAKLKSVLFQVQSDSQLEKSPTLEELLPKERITFKESVADWREAILVASKSLQQEGYISRNYQHAMIENIEKLGPYIVIAPGIALPHASVDDGAYRVGMSLLRLNQPVSFSSKAKDQVKLIIVLASIDSYTHINALSQLTNLIMKHHLLEQIEQATSAAEIAAMLTIQ; this is translated from the coding sequence GTGGTACAATTTGATGCTCGAAATATGGCGTTGCTCGAATCGCTCGTTGTAGCGAATGTATATCTTGCACCCGAGAAATTACAAGAAGAATTAGGAATTTCCAAACGAACACTTCAATATGATGTGGAAAAAATTAATAAAGAATTAGACAATATAGGACTTGATGGTATTCAATCGGTTCGTGGACAAGGGTATTATTTATTAGAAGAAGAAAAACCAACAATTAAAGAAATCCTTGAAAATAGGGAAGCGAGCCACAAAGTCTTTTCAGCTAGTGAACGTCGCATCCGTATTTTATTTTTTCTGCTCGTAACAGATGCGCGAGTAATTATCGATACGATTAATGAATGCAATGAAGTCAGTCGTAATACAAGTTTGCAGGACATTAAACAATTAAAATTAGCGCTAAAACAGTTTAATTTAGAACTTGTGTATGATCGTAAAAATGGCAATATGGTTCTCGGTGATGAGCGCAGTATTCGCCAATTTTTTATTCACTATTGTATGAATAACGAAGAAATCGCAACCGCAGACCAGTTGCTCGATTTAATGAAAATTAATCCGATGATAAAAAATCAGGAGTTATTTCCCAAATTAGATACGATTTTCGAAATTTTAGCTGTAACGGAGAAGAAAATCGGAATTCGTTATACCGACGAGGTCCTCGAGCGCATTGGTATTATGATTTTCTTCTTTAAGGAACGAATGAAGCGTAATTGCTATTTAAATGAACAGGAAGAGCATGAAGTAGAATCTTTTGAGATTGCGCAGGAAATTTATCAGCAATTGCAGCAAAGTGAGAATTTTAAAATGAATCATGCAGAAATCACTTATTTAGGTAAACTTTTGCTTGGGGCGAGTCGTTTGAATGATGATGCGGCTGCTGAAGGAAAACTAGATCTCATCGTTGAAAAAATTATCGCCGAATTTGAGCGCCTTGCTTGCGTGAATTTTGAAGACCATCGCAATTTAAAAAAAGATTTATTGCTCCATTTGCAACCAGCCTACTACCGGCTTAAATTCCAAATTGAGTGGATTAACCCGCTAAGGACAGACATTAAACAAAGCTACAGTGATGTGTACGAGATTACGAAAAAATCACTCGAACCGCTAGAAGATTTACTTGGTGAAACAATTCCAGAGGATGAAATAGCATACGTAACAATCTTGTTCGGTGGATATCTTTCACGCAAAAATAATACTTTAGTTGAACGAAAAAAACTCTTAATCGTTTGCTCCAAAGGTGTCGGGACGTCGCGGATGATTGAACGGCAATTATCGCAATTGCTCGGGGAACGAGTAGAGATATTAGAACCAATTTCCATCCGTGAATTTGAAAAGGGTTTATACGCGCCAGACTTTATTGTGTCGACTTTGCCGATTATGGAACCGAAAGCACCAGTTTTCATTGTGAGTCCGATTTTGACTGAGGCGCAGAAACAACAACTGATGAAGGCGATTGCCCCGCACATTTTACAAAAAGACTCGGATGCGCGCATGTTGTCTTCTGTGCTTGATGTGGTGGATCAATATGCCAAAGTGGAGGACCGCGAAAAATTGGCGGCCAAGCTGAAGTCGGTATTGTTCCAAGTGCAATCAGACAGCCAACTAGAAAAATCTCCAACACTCGAAGAACTTTTACCGAAAGAACGAATTACTTTTAAAGAAAGTGTGGCGGACTGGCGTGAAGCTATCCTAGTTGCCTCGAAATCGCTGCAACAAGAAGGCTACATCTCGAGAAATTATCAGCATGCGATGATTGAAAATATTGAGAAACTCGGACCATACATCGTTATTGCGCCAGGGATTGCGCTTCCCCATGCGTCTGTGGATGACGGCGCATACCGAGTTGGAATGAGCTTACTGCGCTTAAATCAGCCAGTATCATTTTCAAGTAAAGCGAAAGATCAAGTGAAGTTAATTATTGTGCTCGCTTCCATTGACTCCTACACACATATTAATGCGCTGAGCCAACTCACTAATTTAATCATGAAACATCACTTGCTAGAGCAGATTGAACAAGCGACATCAGCAGCGGAAATTGCCGCAATGTTAACCATACAATAA
- the rpe gene encoding ribulose-phosphate 3-epimerase, whose product MTFVAPSLLAADYMNMANSIKEAEDAGADYLHIDVMDGHFVPNLTFGIDMVEQIKKTATIPLDVHLMLSNPENYIEKFAAAGAHIISVHIEAAPHIHRVIQQIKAAGCKAGVVLNPGTPASVLDAVLADVDLVLQMTVNPGFGGQAFINSTIKNMRYLDNWRRENNGSYVIEVDGGVNAETAEKCKQAGVDVLVAGSYFFGATDKVACIQGLKK is encoded by the coding sequence ATGACATTCGTAGCGCCATCTTTACTCGCAGCTGATTATATGAACATGGCAAACTCCATTAAAGAAGCAGAAGATGCCGGAGCTGACTACCTTCATATCGATGTCATGGATGGACATTTTGTGCCGAATCTAACGTTTGGAATTGATATGGTTGAGCAAATTAAGAAAACAGCAACTATTCCACTGGATGTCCACTTAATGCTCTCGAACCCAGAAAACTATATTGAAAAATTTGCAGCAGCAGGTGCACACATTATTTCCGTGCACATCGAAGCCGCACCGCACATCCACCGCGTCATCCAACAAATTAAAGCAGCGGGCTGTAAAGCTGGAGTTGTGCTCAATCCAGGAACTCCGGCGAGCGTGCTGGATGCCGTTTTAGCCGATGTAGATTTAGTTTTACAAATGACCGTAAATCCAGGGTTTGGTGGACAAGCTTTCATTAATTCTACCATCAAAAATATGCGCTATCTGGATAATTGGCGCCGAGAAAATAACGGCAGCTATGTGATCGAAGTCGACGGTGGCGTAAATGCCGAAACCGCAGAAAAATGCAAACAAGCGGGCGTAGACGTCCTCGTTGCCGGATCGTACTTCTTTGGAGCAACAGATAAAGTAGCTTGCATTCAAGGCTTAAAAAAATAA
- the fusA gene encoding elongation factor G, producing MAREFSLEKTRNIGIMAHIDAGKTTTTERILFYTGRIHKIGETHEGASQMDWMEQEQERGITITSAATTAQWKGYRVNIIDTPGHVDFTVEVERSLRVLDGAVAVLDAQSGVEPQTETVWRQATTYGVPRVVFVNKMDKIGADFLYSVGTLHERLAANAHPIQLPIGAEDTFEGIIDLIEMNALYYEDDLGNDPHIKEIPADLKDLADEYRGKLVEAVAELDEELMMKYLEGEEITKEELKAGIRKGTLNVEFYPVVCGTAFKNKGVQPMLDAVLDYLPAPTDVPAINGVLPDGEEAARHADDSEPFSSLAFKVMTDPYVGRLTFFRVYSGTLNSGSYVQNSTKGKRERVGRILQMHANHREEISIVYAGDIAAAVGLKDTTTGDTLCDEKEQIILESMEFPEPVIQVAIEPKSKADQDKMGQALAKLAEEDPTFRAETDQETGQTLISGMGELHLDILVDRMRREFRVEANVGDPQVSYRETFRKSAQVEGKFVRQSGGRGQYGHVWIEFGPNEEGKGFEFENAIVGGVVPREYIPAVQAGLEGALDNGVLAGYPLIDIKAKLYDGSYHDVDSNEMAFKVAASMALRNAAKKCDPVILEPMMAVEVVIPEEYLGDIMGNITSRRGRVDGMEARGNAQVVRAFVPLANMFGYATHLRSGTQGRGVYTMQFDHYEEVPKSIAEEIIKANGGNNKED from the coding sequence ATGGCTAGAGAGTTCTCCTTAGAAAAGACTCGTAATATTGGTATCATGGCCCACATTGATGCGGGTAAAACTACCACTACTGAACGTATCCTTTTCTATACAGGGCGTATTCACAAAATTGGTGAAACCCATGAAGGTGCTTCTCAAATGGACTGGATGGAGCAAGAGCAAGAACGTGGTATTACTATCACTTCTGCTGCGACAACAGCTCAATGGAAAGGCTACCGAGTAAACATTATCGATACACCAGGACACGTAGACTTCACAGTTGAAGTTGAACGTTCGCTTCGTGTACTTGATGGTGCTGTTGCGGTTCTAGATGCACAATCTGGTGTAGAACCACAAACAGAAACAGTTTGGCGTCAAGCTACTACTTACGGGGTTCCTCGTGTAGTATTCGTCAACAAAATGGACAAAATCGGCGCAGACTTCCTATATTCTGTAGGTACTTTGCATGAACGTTTGGCTGCCAACGCGCACCCAATCCAACTCCCAATCGGGGCCGAAGATACATTTGAAGGTATCATTGACTTAATCGAAATGAACGCGTTGTATTACGAAGATGATTTAGGAAATGACCCTCATATTAAAGAAATTCCAGCTGATCTGAAAGACTTAGCAGACGAATACCGCGGTAAATTAGTGGAAGCAGTTGCTGAACTTGACGAAGAGTTAATGATGAAATACCTAGAAGGCGAAGAAATTACAAAAGAAGAACTTAAAGCTGGTATCCGTAAAGGAACACTTAACGTTGAGTTCTATCCTGTAGTTTGTGGTACAGCATTCAAAAACAAAGGTGTTCAACCAATGTTAGATGCAGTACTTGATTACCTTCCAGCACCAACAGATGTTCCAGCTATTAACGGCGTATTGCCTGATGGAGAAGAAGCTGCTCGTCACGCTGATGATTCAGAACCATTCTCTTCCCTAGCATTCAAAGTTATGACTGACCCTTATGTTGGACGCTTAACTTTCTTCCGTGTTTATTCCGGTACTTTGAATTCCGGTTCATATGTACAAAACTCGACTAAAGGTAAACGTGAACGTGTTGGACGTATCCTTCAAATGCACGCTAATCACCGTGAAGAGATTTCGATCGTATACGCTGGTGACATCGCTGCTGCCGTAGGACTTAAAGATACAACTACTGGGGACACTTTATGTGATGAAAAAGAACAAATTATCTTAGAATCCATGGAATTCCCAGAACCAGTTATCCAAGTCGCTATCGAACCTAAATCGAAAGCTGACCAAGATAAAATGGGGCAAGCTCTTGCGAAACTAGCGGAAGAAGATCCAACTTTCCGTGCTGAAACTGACCAAGAAACTGGCCAAACTCTTATCTCCGGTATGGGTGAACTTCACCTTGACATCCTTGTTGACCGTATGAGACGTGAATTCCGCGTTGAAGCTAACGTTGGTGATCCACAAGTTTCTTATCGTGAAACATTCCGTAAATCTGCTCAAGTTGAAGGTAAATTCGTACGTCAATCCGGTGGACGTGGACAATATGGTCACGTTTGGATTGAATTCGGACCAAACGAAGAAGGTAAAGGATTTGAATTTGAAAATGCAATCGTTGGTGGGGTTGTTCCACGTGAATACATCCCAGCTGTACAAGCAGGTCTTGAAGGCGCACTAGATAATGGTGTACTTGCAGGCTACCCACTGATTGACATCAAAGCAAAACTTTACGACGGATCTTACCATGACGTCGATTCCAATGAAATGGCCTTCAAAGTGGCTGCTTCAATGGCATTACGTAATGCTGCTAAGAAATGTGATCCTGTAATCCTTGAGCCTATGATGGCTGTAGAGGTTGTTATCCCAGAAGAATACCTTGGTGATATCATGGGTAACATTACTTCCCGTCGTGGTCGTGTAGATGGTATGGAAGCTCGCGGTAACGCTCAAGTTGTTCGCGCATTTGTACCACTTGCAAACATGTTTGGTTATGCAACTCACCTTCGTTCAGGTACGCAAGGTCGTGGTGTATACACTATGCAATTTGACCACTATGAAGAAGTTCCTAAATCTATTGCTGAAGAAATCATTAAAGCTAATGGTGGAAACAACAAAGAAGATTAA
- a CDS encoding deoxyguanosinetriphosphate triphosphohydrolase, whose translation MKWDKLLNDKRRRESGVTRSKNTDVRSAFENDFQRIVMSASFRRLQDKTQVFPLEKSDFVRTRLTHSMEVSTIAKSMGNMVTHTIQEENLDKDFTKDHADKIPEILACAGLLHDMGNPPFGHFGEESIREWFRDNLATITYKNKSLAEILTPQMKEDFYYFEGNAQVLRVVSKLHYLFDQYGLNLTFATLNAVIKYPVSSLKVNKKQIKSKKLGYFYADESLFNEITTATEALDNRHPLTYLLEVADDIAYLNADLEDGVKKGIVNITQILKGFEEVEEHNKVTAACYNELKKKSERYEGQEESFIVQQWLASNVRGQLINRSLEVFYENYDAIMAGTFNDSLIDASSAEQLVQILQSLSFTYIYQDKGIVESEIAGNEIISKLLETFIPAVIYYDSETPERQTAKDKRLLTLISDNYLGCYRKNAEGESETMKLYLRLLLVTDFICGMTDSYAKDLYQRLNGLS comes from the coding sequence ATGAAATGGGATAAACTATTAAATGATAAACGCCGCCGCGAATCCGGTGTCACTCGTTCGAAAAATACCGATGTACGTAGCGCTTTTGAAAATGACTTTCAGCGTATCGTTATGAGTGCTTCATTTCGCCGCTTACAAGATAAAACCCAAGTATTCCCACTAGAAAAAAGCGATTTTGTGCGTACACGACTAACCCATTCAATGGAAGTAAGTACGATCGCAAAATCAATGGGAAACATGGTTACACACACGATTCAAGAAGAAAACTTAGACAAAGATTTTACAAAAGATCATGCGGATAAAATTCCGGAAATCCTTGCTTGTGCAGGACTTTTACATGATATGGGCAATCCGCCGTTCGGTCACTTTGGTGAAGAAAGTATCCGTGAGTGGTTCCGCGACAATTTAGCAACCATCACTTACAAAAATAAAAGCCTAGCTGAAATCCTAACACCGCAAATGAAAGAAGATTTTTATTACTTTGAAGGTAACGCGCAAGTGCTTCGTGTAGTTTCCAAACTGCATTATCTTTTCGACCAATACGGCTTAAACCTAACATTTGCCACTTTAAATGCGGTCATCAAATACCCAGTTTCTTCCTTAAAAGTAAATAAAAAACAAATCAAAAGCAAAAAACTAGGCTATTTTTACGCTGATGAATCACTTTTTAATGAAATAACAACAGCAACAGAAGCGCTTGATAACCGTCATCCGCTCACTTATTTACTAGAAGTGGCAGACGACATCGCGTACCTAAATGCCGATCTAGAAGACGGCGTGAAAAAAGGCATCGTCAACATCACGCAAATCTTAAAAGGTTTTGAAGAAGTAGAAGAGCATAATAAAGTAACTGCCGCGTGCTACAACGAACTCAAGAAAAAAAGCGAGCGCTACGAAGGGCAAGAAGAAAGTTTCATCGTACAACAATGGCTCGCATCGAACGTTCGCGGCCAATTAATCAATCGATCACTCGAAGTATTTTACGAGAACTACGACGCCATCATGGCAGGCACATTCAACGACTCACTTATTGATGCTTCAAGCGCCGAACAACTCGTACAAATTTTACAAAGCCTATCATTCACGTACATTTACCAAGATAAAGGCATTGTTGAATCCGAAATCGCCGGCAACGAAATCATCTCCAAATTGCTCGAAACGTTCATCCCAGCTGTCATCTACTACGACAGCGAAACCCCAGAACGCCAAACAGCCAAAGACAAACGCCTACTAACCTTGATTTCCGACAACTACCTAGGCTGTTACCGCAAAAACGCAGAAGGCGAAAGCGAAACAATGAAACTGTACTTGCGATTACTTCTCGTAACAGACTTCATTTGCGGCATGACCGACAGCTACGCGAAAGATTTATATCAACGTTTGAATGGTCTTAGCTAA
- a CDS encoding GNAT family N-acetyltransferase produces MTQLTFRNGTEQDTTLILRFITELAIHEGIEKDVVATEPGLHKALFQEKSAEVIIAEYEGKPVGFALFFHNFSTLLGKKGLYLEDLYIIPEMRGKGFGTQFFSYLSKLALERDCGRFEWWCLNENKSGMDFYEKIGAEKMSEWTVHRLTKAEMEKLSNL; encoded by the coding sequence ATGACACAACTAACATTTCGAAACGGTACAGAACAAGACACGACGTTAATTCTTCGTTTTATTACCGAACTTGCAATTCATGAAGGCATTGAAAAAGATGTAGTAGCAACAGAACCTGGCTTACACAAAGCCCTTTTTCAAGAAAAATCAGCCGAAGTAATTATTGCTGAATATGAAGGGAAGCCAGTTGGTTTCGCACTCTTTTTCCATAATTTTTCCACATTACTTGGCAAAAAAGGCTTGTACTTAGAAGACCTTTACATCATTCCAGAAATGCGCGGAAAGGGCTTTGGAACACAATTTTTCAGCTATTTATCCAAACTAGCTTTAGAGCGTGATTGCGGCAGATTTGAATGGTGGTGCCTAAATGAAAACAAATCAGGCATGGATTTTTACGAAAAAATTGGCGCAGAAAAAATGTCAGAATGGACCGTACATAGGCTCACTAAAGCCGAAATGGAAAAACTAAGCAACCTATGA
- the tuf gene encoding elongation factor Tu has product MAKEKFDRSKPHVNIGTIGHVDHGKTTLTAAITTVLAKKGFADAQAYDQIDGAPEERERGITISTAHVEYQTDNRHYAHVDCPGHADYVKNMITGAAQMDGAILVVSAADGPMPQTREHILLSRQVGVPYIVVFMNKCDMVDDEELLELVEMEIRDLLTEYEFPGDDIPVIKGSALKALQGEADWEAKIDELMEAVDSYIPTPERDTDKPFMMPVEDVFSITGRGTVATGRVERGQVKVGDEVEVIGIEEESKKVVVTGVEMFRKLLDYAEAGDNIGALLRGVAREDIQRGQVLAKPGSITPHTNFKAETYVLTKEEGGRHTPFFNNYRPQFYFRTTDVTGIVTLPEGTEMVMPGDNIELAVELIAPIAIEDGTKFSIREGGRTVGAGVVSNISK; this is encoded by the coding sequence ATGGCAAAAGAAAAATTTGACCGCTCTAAACCCCATGTTAACATTGGTACTATTGGACACGTTGACCATGGTAAAACTACTTTAACAGCTGCAATTACAACTGTACTTGCTAAAAAAGGCTTTGCTGATGCACAAGCTTATGATCAAATTGATGGTGCTCCAGAAGAAAGAGAACGTGGAATCACAATCTCTACTGCTCACGTTGAGTACCAAACTGACAACCGTCACTATGCACACGTTGACTGCCCAGGACATGCCGATTACGTTAAAAACATGATCACTGGTGCTGCACAAATGGACGGAGCTATCTTAGTAGTATCTGCTGCTGATGGCCCAATGCCACAAACTCGTGAACATATCTTACTTTCACGTCAAGTTGGTGTTCCATACATCGTTGTATTCATGAACAAATGTGACATGGTTGACGATGAAGAATTACTAGAATTAGTTGAAATGGAAATTCGTGATCTATTAACTGAATATGAATTCCCTGGCGATGACATTCCTGTAATCAAAGGTTCAGCTCTTAAAGCACTTCAAGGTGAAGCTGACTGGGAAGCTAAAATTGACGAGTTAATGGAAGCTGTAGATTCTTACATTCCAACTCCAGAACGTGATACTGACAAACCATTCATGATGCCAGTTGAGGATGTATTCTCAATCACTGGTCGTGGAACAGTTGCAACTGGACGTGTTGAACGTGGACAAGTTAAAGTTGGTGACGAAGTAGAAGTTATCGGTATTGAAGAAGAAAGCAAAAAAGTAGTAGTAACTGGAGTAGAAATGTTCCGTAAATTACTAGACTACGCTGAAGCTGGCGACAACATTGGCGCACTTCTACGTGGTGTTGCTCGTGAAGATATCCAACGTGGTCAAGTATTAGCTAAACCAGGTTCGATTACTCCACACACTAACTTCAAAGCTGAAACTTATGTTTTAACTAAAGAAGAAGGTGGACGTCACACTCCTTTCTTCAACAACTACCGCCCACAATTCTATTTCCGTACTACTGACGTAACTGGTATTGTTACACTTCCAGAAGGTACTGAAATGGTAATGCCTGGTGATAACATTGAGCTTGCAGTTGAACTAATTGCACCAATCGCTATCGAAGACGGTACTAAATTCTCTATCCGTGAAGGCGGACGTACAGTAGGCGCTGGCGTTGTTTCTAACATCAGCAAATAA
- the rpsL gene encoding 30S ribosomal protein S12 — MPTINQLVRKPRQSKIKKSTSPALNKGLNSFKRELTDVNSPQKRGVCTRVGTMTPKKPNSALRKYARVRLSNGIEVTAYIPGIGHNLQEHSVVLIRGGRVKDLPGVRYHIVRGALDTAGVENRGQSRSKYGTKKPKK; from the coding sequence ATGCCTACAATTAACCAATTAGTACGCAAACCTCGTCAATCTAAAATTAAAAAATCTACATCACCTGCTTTGAACAAGGGCCTAAACAGTTTTAAAAGAGAACTAACAGACGTTAACTCTCCGCAAAAACGTGGCGTATGTACTCGTGTTGGTACCATGACTCCTAAAAAACCTAACTCGGCGCTTCGTAAATATGCCCGTGTACGTTTGAGTAATGGTATTGAAGTAACAGCTTACATTCCTGGTATTGGTCACAACTTACAAGAACATAGTGTTGTTCTTATTCGTGGTGGACGTGTAAAAGATTTACCAGGGGTACGTTATCATATCGTTCGTGGAGCGCTTGATACAGCTGGTGTTGAAAATAGAGGACAAAGCCGTTCTAAATACGGTACGAAAAAACCTAAAAAATAA
- the tkt gene encoding transketolase: MKKTLDRQAVDTIRSLSIDMIEKANSGHPGMPMGAAPMAYMLFAKHLVFNPANPEWFNRDRFVLSAGHGSALLYSMLHLFGYDVKMEDLKQFRQLDSLTPGHPEFGWTAGVDATSGPLGQGIGMAAGMALAESHLAAEYNQPNYPIVDHYTYAICGDGDLMEGVASETASLAGHLGLGKLIVLYDSNDICLDGDLSATFSENAADRFRAYGWQVLRVEDGNNLAAIQEKIVQAKLETSKPTLIEVKTVIGYGAPTKAGSSASHGAPLGEKEAIGAKEHYEWAEEPFTVPAEVRDYLRNYKARGEKLEGAWNTMLANYKKEFPELASQLDRVLAGEVAADWNANLPTFEAGTNVATRSASGKMINAIAAELPELFGGSADLGCSNKTFIDASPAYSIQDPAGKNIWFGVREFAMGAMLNGMALHSGLRVFGSTFFVFSDYVRPAMRMAALMQLPVTYVFTHDSIAVGEDGPTHEPIEQLASLRAMPGLTVIRPADAKETRAAWEIAATNTNGPIALVLSRQDLPVLENAQEEVDAGVDKGAYIVAPANSSKPDAIIIATGSEVSLAIEAKAELAKKDIDVSVVSLSSWERFEKTTDAYKESILPKEVTARFAIEAGATFGWKEFIGSEGDMLGIDHFGASAPAKDLFNAYGFTPENVADRVEAVIAKAGVRV, from the coding sequence TTGAAAAAAACATTAGATAGACAAGCCGTGGACACGATTCGTTCGTTATCCATTGATATGATTGAGAAAGCAAACTCAGGACACCCAGGAATGCCAATGGGAGCAGCTCCAATGGCGTATATGCTATTTGCGAAACATTTAGTATTCAACCCAGCCAACCCAGAATGGTTTAACCGCGATCGCTTTGTTTTATCAGCAGGACACGGGTCCGCGCTACTTTATAGCATGCTTCATTTATTTGGTTATGATGTAAAAATGGAAGACTTAAAACAGTTCCGTCAATTAGATAGTTTGACACCAGGACACCCTGAATTTGGATGGACTGCAGGAGTTGATGCAACGAGTGGCCCGCTTGGACAAGGGATTGGTATGGCGGCTGGAATGGCGCTTGCGGAGTCTCATTTAGCGGCGGAGTATAACCAACCAAATTATCCAATTGTCGACCATTATACGTATGCGATTTGTGGTGACGGGGACTTGATGGAGGGCGTGGCATCAGAAACAGCCTCGCTTGCAGGACATTTAGGACTTGGGAAATTAATCGTATTGTACGATTCCAATGATATTTGTTTAGATGGAGATTTAAGCGCAACATTCAGTGAAAATGCAGCAGATCGTTTCCGTGCATACGGCTGGCAAGTTTTACGTGTAGAAGATGGCAACAATTTAGCGGCAATTCAAGAAAAAATTGTTCAAGCAAAATTAGAAACATCGAAACCAACGCTAATCGAAGTGAAAACAGTCATCGGTTACGGCGCGCCAACAAAAGCAGGCAGCTCCGCAAGTCACGGTGCTCCGCTCGGTGAAAAAGAAGCAATTGGAGCAAAAGAGCATTACGAATGGGCAGAAGAACCTTTCACAGTACCAGCTGAAGTTCGTGATTACTTAAGAAATTACAAAGCTCGCGGGGAAAAACTAGAGGGTGCTTGGAACACAATGCTCGCTAATTACAAAAAAGAATTCCCAGAACTTGCAAGTCAATTAGACCGCGTGTTAGCGGGAGAAGTAGCTGCCGATTGGAACGCCAATTTGCCAACTTTTGAAGCAGGCACAAATGTTGCAACACGCTCTGCATCTGGAAAAATGATTAACGCAATTGCAGCCGAATTACCGGAACTTTTCGGGGGATCTGCTGACTTAGGTTGCTCGAACAAAACATTTATTGATGCGAGCCCAGCATACAGCATTCAAGACCCAGCTGGTAAAAATATCTGGTTCGGTGTGCGCGAATTTGCGATGGGAGCAATGTTAAACGGAATGGCGCTTCATAGCGGTTTACGAGTATTTGGCTCCACCTTCTTCGTCTTCTCAGACTATGTGCGTCCAGCAATGCGGATGGCTGCTTTAATGCAACTCCCAGTAACCTATGTATTCACGCATGACAGTATCGCTGTAGGTGAAGACGGCCCGACACATGAACCAATCGAACAACTAGCCTCGCTTCGTGCTATGCCAGGCCTAACAGTTATCCGCCCAGCCGATGCCAAAGAAACCCGCGCTGCTTGGGAAATTGCTGCAACTAACACCAATGGTCCAATCGCACTTGTATTATCACGCCAAGACTTACCAGTACTTGAAAATGCACAAGAAGAAGTGGATGCAGGTGTAGATAAAGGTGCTTATATCGTAGCACCAGCAAATAGTTCCAAACCAGACGCTATCATTATCGCAACAGGATCAGAAGTGTCCCTTGCAATTGAAGCGAAAGCGGAACTTGCGAAAAAAGATATCGACGTTTCCGTTGTTAGTTTATCCAGCTGGGAACGCTTTGAAAAAACAACCGATGCTTATAAAGAAAGCATTTTACCAAAAGAAGTCACAGCGAGATTTGCGATTGAAGCAGGAGCAACATTCGGTTGGAAAGAATTTATTGGGTCAGAAGGCGATATGTTAGGAATCGATCACTTCGGCGCATCTGCCCCTGCAAAAGATTTGTTTAACGCTTATGGATTTACACCAGAAAATGTGGCGGATCGCGTCGAAGCTGTGATTGCGAAAGCCGGTGTGCGCGTATGA